A window of the Desulfobacterales bacterium genome harbors these coding sequences:
- a CDS encoding AAA family ATPase has translation MKEDNEKIPSPKKIEKEISEFLTKKFGDNVKIISPLMLPQEETVEKDRRYSHTGKGINFSMKPEELVAYLDQYIVKQESAKAILATKICTHFNRIKHIQAAGNNISEMVGSIKNNVLMIGPTGVGKTYLIKLIAAKIGVPFVKGDATKFSETGYVGGDVEDLVRDLVREADGDIDLAQYGIIYIDEIDKIASSHNLIGADVSRTGVQRALLKPLEETEVDLKVPHDPISMMQEIERFRKTGERDKRTVNTKNVLFIVSGAFTELIPIIGKRISDQGIGFGANISKPQEQIDILKHVRSEDLIAFGFESEFVGRLPVRSVFEKLTKEDLFEILKNPNNPIILGKKLDFSAYGIDIKFEDEALRILAEYAFDENTGARGLISAVEKALLVFEKKLPSTDIKQFAVTADVIENARDSLKDILEKPEDTKWAEDFQRLSRAEKESVKDYIRRNQSNLAEKYNLTLTPSRIDILATFYCRHVMDINHTIKKIKTFYDEIKKLELSFFKSHDINIVLEDDAVDCIIEQVVISSASIASFYDRMSDDLKLGLKLIREKTGKNRFFITRQALNDPETFINTLIKNELSMLRET, from the coding sequence ATGAAAGAAGATAACGAAAAAATACCCAGCCCAAAAAAAATCGAAAAAGAAATCAGCGAGTTTCTGACCAAGAAATTCGGGGATAACGTTAAGATTATATCGCCGCTGATGCTGCCCCAGGAGGAGACGGTGGAAAAGGACCGCCGCTATTCGCACACCGGCAAGGGGATTAATTTTAGCATGAAACCCGAAGAACTGGTGGCGTACCTGGACCAGTATATCGTCAAGCAGGAAAGCGCCAAGGCGATCCTGGCCACCAAGATCTGTACCCATTTTAACCGCATCAAACACATCCAGGCCGCCGGCAACAACATCAGCGAAATGGTCGGCAGCATCAAAAACAATGTCCTCATGATCGGACCCACCGGTGTCGGCAAAACCTACTTGATCAAGCTGATCGCCGCCAAGATCGGCGTCCCTTTTGTCAAGGGCGATGCCACCAAGTTCAGCGAAACCGGCTATGTCGGCGGCGATGTCGAAGATCTGGTGCGGGACCTGGTGCGGGAGGCCGACGGCGACATTGATCTGGCGCAGTACGGCATCATCTATATTGACGAAATCGACAAGATCGCATCGAGCCATAACTTGATCGGTGCCGATGTTTCCCGGACCGGTGTCCAGCGGGCGCTTCTCAAGCCCCTGGAAGAAACCGAAGTCGATTTGAAAGTACCCCACGACCCGATTTCGATGATGCAGGAAATCGAAAGATTCCGTAAAACCGGAGAACGGGACAAGCGCACCGTCAACACCAAAAATGTCCTTTTTATTGTGAGCGGCGCTTTTACGGAGCTGATTCCCATCATCGGCAAACGCATCTCCGACCAGGGCATCGGTTTCGGCGCCAACATTTCAAAGCCCCAGGAACAGATAGACATTCTCAAGCATGTCCGTTCGGAAGATCTGATCGCGTTCGGCTTTGAATCCGAGTTCGTGGGGCGCCTGCCGGTCAGGTCCGTATTTGAAAAACTGACCAAAGAAGACCTTTTTGAGATTCTGAAAAATCCCAATAATCCGATCATTCTGGGCAAAAAGCTCGACTTCAGCGCCTACGGCATCGACATTAAATTTGAGGATGAGGCCCTTCGGATTTTAGCTGAATATGCCTTTGACGAAAACACCGGCGCCCGAGGATTGATCAGCGCCGTTGAAAAAGCCCTGCTGGTGTTTGAAAAAAAGCTGCCTTCCACCGATATCAAACAATTCGCGGTAACTGCAGACGTGATCGAAAATGCCCGGGACTCCCTCAAAGACATCCTGGAGAAGCCCGAGGATACAAAATGGGCTGAAGATTTCCAGCGCCTGTCCCGGGCGGAAAAGGAATCTGTGAAAGACTACATCCGTCGGAACCAGAGTAATCTTGCGGAAAAATACAACCTGACCCTGACCCCCTCCCGGATCGACATCCTGGCGACGTTCTACTGCCGGCATGTGATGGACATCAATCATACCATCAAAAAAATAAAAACGTTTTATGATGAAATCAAAAAACTGGAATTATCCTTTTTCAAGAGTCATGACATCAACATTGTACTTGAAGACGATGCCGTTGATTGCATCATCGAACAGGTTGTCATATCATCGGCTTCGATTGCATCATTCTACGACCGGATGTCCGACGACCTGAAGCTCGGTTTGAAGCTGATACGGGAAAAAACCGGTAAAAACCGATTTTTTATAACCCGACAGGCGCTGAACGATCCGGAAACATTTATTAACACCCTGATAAAAAATGAACTGAGCATGTTAAGGGAAACTTAA
- the hemB gene encoding porphobilinogen synthase, translated as MLFPDYRPRRLRQNEAFRRMIRETTLSVDDFILPLFAVGGKGVKNPIPSMPGQYQLSLDNLVKVAGEAVERHIPAVMLFGVPEKKDPLGTGAYSKEGIVQKAVKELKSKVPGLSVITDVCLCQYTDHGHCGVVAGDVIDNDASLDLIARTALSHAKAGADMVAPSDMMDGRVAEIRAVLDDDIFSHIPIMSYAVKYCSAYYGPFREAADSSPKFGDRRTYQMDPANALESIREATMDVEEGADIIMVKPALPYLDIIYRVRQEIDLPIAAYNVSGEYAMIKAAAKMGWLDGSKVMLETLTAIKRAGADVILTYFALEAAQILES; from the coding sequence ATGCTTTTCCCCGACTACCGCCCCCGACGCCTGCGCCAGAACGAGGCCTTTCGGCGCATGATCCGCGAAACAACGCTTAGCGTTGACGATTTCATCCTGCCCCTTTTTGCCGTCGGCGGGAAAGGGGTCAAGAATCCGATCCCTTCGATGCCCGGACAATATCAGCTATCACTGGATAACCTGGTGAAGGTCGCCGGAGAAGCTGTTGAACGCCATATCCCGGCGGTGATGCTGTTCGGCGTCCCTGAAAAAAAAGATCCGCTGGGAACGGGCGCCTATAGCAAGGAAGGCATCGTCCAGAAAGCGGTTAAAGAGCTGAAAAGCAAAGTGCCGGGCCTCTCGGTCATTACCGACGTCTGCCTGTGCCAGTACACCGATCACGGTCATTGCGGCGTTGTGGCAGGCGACGTCATCGACAACGACGCTTCCCTGGACTTGATTGCCCGCACCGCTCTTTCTCATGCCAAAGCCGGCGCCGACATGGTGGCGCCTTCCGACATGATGGACGGCCGCGTGGCTGAAATCCGCGCTGTTCTGGACGACGACATTTTCAGCCATATCCCCATCATGTCCTATGCCGTCAAGTACTGCTCGGCCTATTACGGGCCGTTTCGCGAGGCCGCTGATTCGTCGCCGAAATTCGGCGACCGCCGGACCTATCAGATGGACCCGGCCAACGCACTGGAATCCATCCGCGAGGCGACCATGGACGTCGAAGAGGGCGCCGACATCATTATGGTCAAACCGGCCCTGCCCTATCTGGATATCATTTATCGTGTCCGCCAGGAAATCGACCTGCCGATTGCGGCCTACAACGTCAGCGGCGAATATGCCATGATCAAAGCCGCCGCGAAAATGGGATGGCTGGACGGCAGCAAAGTCATGCTGGAAACGTTGACCGCCATCAAACGCGCCGGTGCAGACGTTATCCTGACCTATTTCGCACTGGAGGCCGCTCAAATTTTAGAATCTTGA
- a CDS encoding CBS and ACT domain-containing protein gives MKIKDLMIPDPITITNNASIQDAIELMKINSIRHLPVVSRTNKLKGFATLADLKQGLIPSMLGDLTIADLMVKKPITVSPEDDIEIAAQLIYKYKIGGMPVIEDNKPVGIITETDILRAFIDMMGILNASSRIDVEVEDKPGSFKKASQIVQEKGGDIINVGMTVRQKGKRTYFFRLFSCKTDVIKKALEAEGFSVPEAMD, from the coding sequence ATGAAGATTAAAGACCTCATGATTCCGGATCCGATTACCATTACGAATAACGCCTCGATTCAGGATGCAATCGAATTGATGAAGATCAATTCCATCCGTCACCTGCCGGTTGTCTCCCGTACCAATAAGCTAAAGGGGTTTGCCACACTGGCTGATTTAAAACAGGGTCTCATCCCTTCCATGCTGGGGGATCTGACGATCGCGGACTTGATGGTCAAAAAGCCCATTACCGTGTCACCGGAAGATGATATTGAGATCGCGGCACAGCTCATCTACAAGTATAAAATCGGCGGGATGCCGGTAATCGAAGATAATAAACCGGTGGGTATTATTACGGAAACAGATATTCTGCGTGCATTTATCGACATGATGGGCATCCTCAATGCCAGTTCCCGCATCGATGTTGAGGTTGAGGATAAACCCGGCTCTTTCAAAAAGGCCTCCCAGATCGTCCAGGAAAAGGGCGGCGACATCATCAATGTCGGGATGACGGTCCGTCAAAAAGGAAAAAGAACCTATTTTTTCCGTCTGTTTTCCTGTAAAACCGATGTTATAAAAAAAGCGCTTGAGGCGGAAGGCTTCAGTGTACCCGAAGCCATGGACTAA
- a CDS encoding DUF47 family protein: protein MLSFLFKKQSQVENLIYVYLDTLKSTQKSFLTALEACLLNGAFCENFEYLIVQTHKFESKADDIREEVKSLMYEKALIPESRGDIMLLLDAMDIIPHLFEKVLYSIQTQKLSLPDFILSDTKELIKISLECCDLMNREVIALFKKNERMRDLLTQIDSNESHCDHIERRIITKLFDAPIDPFQKLQMKELIGLIGEISDQADRVSKRINIINIKRRV from the coding sequence ATGCTCAGTTTCCTTTTTAAAAAACAATCACAGGTGGAAAACCTGATTTATGTTTACCTGGACACGCTCAAGTCGACCCAGAAAAGTTTTTTGACCGCGCTGGAGGCATGCCTGCTCAACGGCGCTTTCTGTGAAAATTTTGAATATCTGATCGTCCAGACCCACAAGTTTGAATCCAAGGCCGATGATATCCGCGAAGAAGTCAAATCCCTGATGTATGAAAAAGCGCTGATTCCCGAATCCCGCGGCGATATCATGCTGCTGCTCGATGCCATGGACATCATCCCCCACCTTTTTGAAAAGGTGCTGTACTCGATCCAGACCCAGAAACTCTCCCTGCCGGATTTCATTCTTTCCGACACCAAAGAACTGATTAAAATCAGCCTGGAATGCTGCGATTTAATGAACCGGGAGGTAATCGCGCTTTTTAAAAAAAATGAGCGCATGCGCGACCTCCTGACGCAAATCGACAGCAATGAGAGCCACTGCGACCATATCGAACGGCGGATTATTACCAAGCTTTTCGATGCCCCCATCGATCCTTTCCAAAAACTTCAGATGAAGGAACTGATCGGGTTGATCGGAGAAATTTCAGATCAGGCCGACCGGGTGTCAAAACGTATCAATATTATCAACATTAAACGGCGGGTCTGA
- a CDS encoding inorganic phosphate transporter — translation MFSLLGGIFLGWSLGANDAANVFGTAVSSKMLKFWTAAVLASVFVIIGALVSGQAGIDTLKGLTSFNLEQAVISSVAAALTVTIMTAFGLPVSTSQAVVGAILGIGFLNNQLNIAGLGKVVSCWVATPIGAAIIAFFLYRWLGSFYNRANLNLFESDALLRLSLILAGIYGAYTLGANNVANVTAVFVGAGLISVFGAALIGGVSIALGIMTYSRPVMETVGKKLVRLDPFSALIVVLSLAVSVHIFTFIGVPVSTSQGVIGAVLGIGVIKGGNTINRGTLLNILIGWLLTPVLACLCALIIFFLFHLYYIPPNYA, via the coding sequence ATGTTCTCACTTCTGGGCGGCATTTTTTTAGGGTGGTCGCTGGGCGCCAATGATGCGGCCAATGTTTTTGGTACGGCCGTATCGTCAAAAATGCTTAAATTCTGGACGGCCGCGGTGCTGGCGTCCGTCTTCGTCATCATCGGCGCACTCGTGTCCGGCCAGGCCGGCATCGACACCCTCAAGGGACTGACCAGCTTTAACCTTGAACAAGCGGTGATATCCTCGGTGGCCGCCGCGCTTACCGTAACCATCATGACGGCTTTTGGACTGCCGGTATCCACTTCCCAGGCGGTTGTGGGCGCAATTTTGGGAATCGGCTTTTTGAATAATCAGCTCAATATTGCCGGCCTGGGGAAAGTCGTATCCTGCTGGGTGGCAACACCCATCGGCGCGGCAATCATTGCTTTTTTTTTATACCGCTGGCTCGGCAGTTTCTATAATCGAGCCAATCTCAATCTTTTTGAGTCTGATGCGCTTCTGCGGCTGTCTCTGATCTTAGCGGGTATTTACGGGGCTTACACGCTGGGGGCCAACAACGTCGCCAATGTCACGGCCGTTTTTGTCGGCGCCGGATTAATCAGCGTTTTCGGGGCGGCGCTCATCGGCGGGGTCAGCATCGCCCTGGGGATTATGACCTACAGCCGGCCGGTTATGGAAACAGTAGGGAAAAAACTGGTTCGACTGGACCCTTTTTCAGCGCTCATCGTAGTCCTGTCCCTGGCCGTGTCGGTCCATATTTTCACCTTTATCGGCGTCCCGGTTTCAACCTCCCAGGGTGTCATCGGTGCGGTTCTGGGCATCGGCGTCATAAAGGGGGGCAACACCATCAACCGGGGGACCCTTCTCAACATCCTGATCGGATGGCTGCTGACGCCGGTTCTGGCCTGCCTCTGCGCACTGATAATTTTTTTTCTGTTTCACCTATATTATATCCCACCCAACTATGCCTGA
- a CDS encoding 6-phosphofructokinase translates to MTGKKTISPEKLLADKKVLEATDSVNRELLERRAYRPPICKVFKSSFTALAEDERYRFVIHNEARKKLPNIIENKVQAVVPAKSPDNAFISAYTQKRNIGIVFSGGPAPGGHNVISGLYDAAKKANPETRVYGFLVGPDGIIENEAIELSDELVDKYRNLGGFTMIKTGRTKIDSKQKMALSKETCKQLKLNALVIVGGDDSNTNAAFLSEEMTGMGVQVIGVPKTIDGDIQVRDANGRVLCAVSFGFHTAARAFALAVSNLCTDSSSDVKYWHICKVMGRVASHLALEVALQSHANMTLIGEDLADYVDKKRLEKAQKETGTDYNSYGMTLRHLSRVICDGIVRRASVGKNYGVIVIPEGVLEFINEIQVFIIKLNTIIAEYNQTHDTDFHSDVPHLEAKLEYLRRLARRSREDAAFTIWNTRDDELFNDIPAFFQEGLLMERDSHGNFQFSQVETDKVLMGMVKDYLEILYEEGSYKIGISRDYFTKILKKDGLDPELYGRCLFKNFKNGGMLIIKPAIISIKTLKQELVKAGIFSDDKEIPGAVLKIFNQSIPKLKTQTHFFGYDGRGNDPTRFDCIYTYNLGLTAFSLIVNGVTGQMAAIKNLEKEFSKWEPIGIPIAPMMHLEERKGKLELVLEKSLVDVDSASFRVVKALREKWLAAVPGDDDYRRPGPIRFSGKSVEERPITLVLNAIEGSSGRM, encoded by the coding sequence ATGACTGGCAAAAAAACGATCAGCCCGGAAAAGCTTTTAGCCGACAAAAAAGTTCTTGAAGCAACCGACAGCGTCAACCGTGAATTGTTGGAGCGAAGGGCTTACCGTCCTCCCATCTGCAAGGTGTTTAAAAGTTCTTTCACCGCCTTGGCGGAAGATGAACGCTATCGTTTTGTAATCCATAACGAGGCCCGCAAGAAACTGCCGAATATCATCGAAAATAAGGTTCAAGCGGTTGTGCCGGCCAAGTCCCCGGACAATGCTTTTATATCCGCTTATACCCAAAAGCGTAATATCGGTATTGTCTTTTCCGGTGGGCCTGCGCCCGGCGGGCACAATGTTATTTCCGGCCTTTACGACGCCGCCAAAAAGGCCAACCCGGAAACACGGGTTTACGGATTTTTGGTGGGACCGGACGGGATTATTGAAAATGAGGCCATCGAGCTCAGCGATGAATTGGTGGATAAATATCGAAACCTGGGCGGATTTACCATGATCAAGACCGGCCGAACCAAAATTGACTCCAAACAAAAGATGGCCCTTTCCAAAGAGACCTGTAAACAACTCAAGCTCAATGCCCTGGTGATCGTGGGGGGTGACGATTCCAACACCAATGCCGCATTTCTATCCGAGGAGATGACCGGCATGGGTGTCCAGGTGATCGGTGTTCCCAAGACCATTGACGGGGACATCCAGGTCAGAGACGCCAACGGCCGGGTGTTGTGTGCCGTGTCATTCGGATTTCATACGGCTGCCAGGGCGTTTGCCCTGGCGGTCAGCAACCTCTGCACGGACAGCAGCTCGGATGTCAAATATTGGCATATCTGCAAGGTCATGGGGCGTGTCGCCAGTCATCTGGCGTTGGAGGTCGCCCTGCAGTCGCATGCCAACATGACCCTGATCGGTGAAGATCTGGCCGACTACGTTGATAAGAAGCGGTTGGAAAAAGCCCAGAAAGAAACGGGCACGGACTACAATTCCTACGGAATGACCCTGCGGCATCTTTCCCGGGTCATCTGCGACGGCATTGTCCGGCGGGCTTCGGTGGGAAAGAATTACGGCGTGATTGTCATTCCCGAAGGGGTGCTGGAGTTCATCAATGAGATTCAGGTGTTTATCATAAAATTAAATACGATCATCGCCGAATACAATCAGACACACGACACCGATTTTCATTCCGACGTCCCCCATCTTGAGGCCAAACTGGAATATCTGCGGCGGCTGGCCAGACGTTCCCGGGAAGACGCCGCTTTTACAATCTGGAACACCCGCGATGATGAGCTTTTTAATGATATCCCCGCTTTTTTCCAGGAAGGCCTGCTGATGGAGCGGGACAGTCACGGCAATTTTCAATTTTCACAGGTTGAAACCGATAAGGTTCTCATGGGAATGGTCAAGGATTACCTGGAGATCCTCTATGAAGAAGGCAGTTATAAAATCGGTATCTCCCGCGATTACTTTACAAAAATCCTGAAAAAGGACGGTCTGGATCCGGAGCTCTACGGCCGCTGTTTATTTAAAAATTTCAAAAATGGCGGGATGCTGATCATTAAACCGGCCATTATTTCGATCAAGACCCTGAAACAGGAGCTGGTCAAGGCCGGCATCTTTAGTGATGACAAAGAGATTCCCGGCGCTGTTCTGAAAATATTCAACCAATCCATTCCCAAATTAAAGACCCAGACACATTTTTTCGGGTATGACGGCAGGGGAAACGACCCGACCCGTTTTGACTGTATTTATACATACAATTTGGGGTTGACGGCCTTCAGCCTGATTGTCAACGGGGTTACCGGTCAAATGGCGGCCATCAAAAATCTGGAAAAAGAATTCAGCAAGTGGGAGCCCATCGGGATACCCATCGCGCCGATGATGCACCTTGAAGAACGCAAGGGCAAGTTGGAGCTGGTATTGGAAAAAAGCCTGGTGGACGTCGATTCAGCCTCTTTCAGGGTCGTCAAGGCGCTCAGGGAGAAGTGGCTGGCGGCAGTCCCCGGCGATGACGATTACCGCAGACCCGGCCCGATCCGTTTCTCCGGAAAGAGCGTGGAGGAAAGACCCATTACCCTGGTGTTGAATGCCATTGAAGGTTCATCCGGCCGGATGTGA
- the smc gene encoding chromosome segregation protein SMC, giving the protein MKLKKLEINGFKSFVDKSCIEFPSGISAIVGPNGCGKSNIVDAIRWVMGEQSVKQLRGKAMEDIIFAGTNGKPPLNMAEVSLTLLNDNGSAPEELKDFTEIMLTRRLYRSGESAYYINKQLCRLKDIHNVFMGSGLGPKSYAVIQQGNIGAITDAGPEERRYFIEEAAGVTRFISRKNEALRKVDSTNQNLLRVSDIITEVKRQMGSLKRQAKKAELYKKFQDRIKRLDVVLALHSIDVFTEQITATDALLKSLKDKDIEHIAQLKKLDAAIEDIKQQRWQKNQEISEQKSQKFETQRSIDRRENDLAYLNKDIERLAQESAELDIVRQELIEKNQSILSEIEQVKNQNSELKAQSQSIKATLSEEMLSTQSLREELAGFNRRLEDSKAELMDRISREAQYKNFFQNAQNNKENLTRRLKRIDEEEAVAAQKVTGLEEKEVQATEELKAGKAIIADLDRRLDETRARLEAESKALGRQVKTVQTIDMERNKLRSRFSTLRKMEENFEWYKEGVRAIMKNARETDDSSGAADPEKSPKIRGVVGLVTDIVEPAPSFEPSVEAALGEALQYILVDDQKAGTGAIDFLQTRSTGRSGFIPMAAIKPLEYGPLKKPDASRRLLNHVSIKPGFEPIAEALLGHFVIADDITEALEIFNRNGALQSVVTKNGDMITPQGIMIGGNKENLSGILTKKQELKELEQHILSLDKELETARQEQKRLEGAVLSLETTLHNFTEQKNTAVQNEIEAEKSLYKISEELKHARRHLEVVRLEQEQLMGEESNIEEEMTRYNHALAEIESEVAGAQKKVADLNNNIRTVSNQLEDFDGRIVDLKLQLTALNAKVENSTNTLTRLQEFQTEGIRRLEQLAQEINQKIQKRTALKEKVAEFEQTLAGMYAALKQLDSSLELSEGDYLTIDNTLKEKDSTISAVQNEREEVLQKVQLLEIEHSQRKMQRDNISSRLEERYHQPFTELKTEFTSLLEAPDELTEAALQEKEDELTRLRGKISKIVDVNLGAIKEYEQLKERSDFLCTQRDDLETAVEDLHKVIRKINKITKERFLATFDRVNEKLTEVFPRLFEGGAAKLVLTEPEKPLETGVEYMIHPPGKKLTRMSLLSGGEKALAAIAFIFSIFLLKPTSFCLMDEIDAPLDEANIFRFNELLKIIGEKSQIVMITHNKRTMEFADTLFGITMENRGVSKIVSVNFERQGAPN; this is encoded by the coding sequence ATGAAGCTTAAAAAACTCGAAATCAATGGTTTTAAATCTTTTGTCGATAAATCCTGTATCGAATTTCCCTCCGGCATTTCAGCTATCGTCGGCCCCAACGGCTGCGGCAAAAGCAATATCGTTGACGCCATCCGATGGGTGATGGGCGAACAGAGCGTCAAGCAACTCCGCGGCAAAGCCATGGAGGATATCATTTTTGCCGGGACAAACGGCAAACCGCCCCTGAACATGGCGGAAGTCTCTTTAACGCTGCTCAATGACAACGGCTCCGCCCCCGAAGAATTAAAGGATTTTACTGAAATCATGCTCACCCGGCGCCTGTATCGCTCCGGCGAAAGCGCCTACTATATCAACAAGCAGCTCTGCCGGCTCAAAGACATCCACAACGTCTTTATGGGCAGCGGCTTGGGCCCCAAATCGTATGCCGTAATTCAGCAGGGGAACATCGGCGCCATAACGGATGCAGGACCGGAAGAAAGGCGTTATTTCATCGAAGAAGCCGCCGGCGTTACCCGCTTTATCAGCAGAAAAAATGAAGCGCTTCGCAAAGTCGATTCCACCAATCAAAATCTTCTGCGGGTTTCCGATATCATTACGGAAGTCAAACGTCAGATGGGCAGCCTCAAACGCCAGGCCAAAAAGGCCGAACTCTATAAAAAATTTCAGGACCGCATCAAGCGCCTCGATGTCGTGCTGGCCCTTCACAGCATCGATGTTTTCACCGAACAGATCACGGCAACCGACGCCCTTTTGAAAAGCCTGAAGGATAAGGACATCGAACACATCGCGCAGCTTAAAAAACTGGACGCGGCTATCGAAGACATTAAACAACAACGCTGGCAGAAAAACCAGGAGATATCTGAGCAGAAATCGCAAAAATTCGAGACCCAGCGCAGTATCGACAGAAGGGAAAATGATCTGGCCTATCTGAATAAAGATATCGAACGCCTGGCCCAGGAATCGGCTGAACTGGATATCGTTCGGCAGGAACTCATCGAAAAGAACCAATCCATCCTTTCTGAAATTGAACAGGTAAAAAATCAAAACAGCGAACTGAAAGCCCAAAGTCAATCCATAAAGGCGACCCTTAGTGAGGAAATGCTGTCCACCCAGAGCCTGAGAGAAGAACTGGCCGGTTTTAACCGGCGGCTTGAAGACAGTAAAGCCGAACTCATGGACAGGATCTCCCGGGAAGCGCAATATAAAAATTTTTTTCAGAATGCCCAGAACAACAAAGAAAACCTCACGAGACGCCTGAAAAGGATCGATGAGGAAGAGGCGGTCGCCGCTCAAAAGGTCACGGGCCTGGAGGAAAAAGAAGTTCAGGCAACCGAAGAACTTAAAGCGGGCAAGGCAATCATCGCCGATTTAGACCGGCGTCTGGACGAGACCCGCGCCCGGCTCGAAGCCGAGAGCAAGGCGCTCGGCCGGCAAGTTAAAACGGTTCAGACCATCGATATGGAACGCAACAAGCTCCGCTCCAGATTCAGCACATTAAGGAAAATGGAGGAAAATTTCGAATGGTATAAAGAGGGGGTCCGGGCCATCATGAAAAATGCCCGGGAAACCGATGATTCATCCGGCGCCGCAGACCCGGAGAAGTCTCCAAAAATCAGGGGGGTTGTCGGCCTGGTGACAGATATCGTCGAGCCGGCGCCGTCGTTTGAACCTTCGGTAGAAGCCGCCTTGGGAGAAGCCCTGCAATACATCCTTGTGGACGACCAGAAAGCCGGGACCGGCGCCATCGATTTTCTCCAGACCCGGAGCACCGGCCGCAGCGGCTTCATCCCCATGGCCGCCATCAAACCGCTTGAATACGGCCCGCTGAAAAAGCCGGACGCTTCCAGGCGCCTGCTCAATCATGTCTCCATCAAACCGGGGTTTGAGCCCATCGCCGAGGCGCTGTTGGGTCATTTCGTGATCGCCGACGACATCACCGAGGCGCTGGAAATATTCAATCGCAACGGCGCCTTGCAGTCGGTGGTAACGAAAAACGGCGACATGATCACCCCCCAGGGTATTATGATCGGCGGCAACAAGGAAAATTTATCCGGAATACTCACCAAGAAACAGGAGCTGAAGGAGCTCGAACAACACATTCTCAGCCTGGACAAGGAACTGGAAACCGCCCGGCAGGAACAAAAAAGGCTTGAGGGGGCGGTCTTATCCCTGGAAACCACCCTGCATAATTTTACCGAACAGAAAAATACAGCAGTCCAAAATGAGATCGAGGCTGAAAAATCACTCTATAAAATTTCGGAAGAATTGAAGCACGCCCGACGCCATCTGGAAGTCGTCCGCCTGGAGCAGGAACAGCTTATGGGCGAAGAGAGCAATATCGAAGAAGAAATGACCAGATACAACCACGCTCTGGCTGAAATAGAATCCGAAGTCGCCGGCGCCCAAAAGAAGGTTGCCGATCTAAACAATAACATCCGCACCGTGTCCAACCAACTGGAAGATTTCGACGGACGGATTGTCGACCTGAAGCTGCAGCTGACGGCCTTGAATGCCAAGGTGGAAAACAGCACAAATACACTGACACGCCTGCAGGAATTTCAAACGGAAGGCATCAGACGCCTGGAACAGCTTGCCCAGGAAATCAATCAAAAGATCCAAAAGCGGACCGCCTTAAAAGAAAAAGTTGCTGAATTCGAGCAGACGCTGGCCGGCATGTATGCAGCCTTGAAACAACTGGATTCGTCCCTTGAACTCAGCGAAGGCGACTACCTGACGATTGATAACACCTTAAAAGAAAAAGACAGCACCATTTCAGCAGTCCAGAACGAACGCGAGGAAGTTCTCCAGAAAGTGCAACTCCTTGAAATTGAACACTCCCAACGCAAGATGCAGCGGGACAACATTTCAAGCCGCCTGGAAGAACGCTACCACCAGCCGTTTACAGAACTTAAGACCGAATTCACTTCGCTGCTGGAAGCACCGGACGAACTGACGGAAGCCGCCCTGCAGGAAAAGGAAGACGAATTGACCCGGCTCAGGGGCAAAATTTCCAAAATTGTCGATGTCAACCTCGGCGCCATCAAGGAGTATGAACAATTAAAGGAACGCTCCGATTTTCTCTGCACCCAACGCGATGATCTTGAAACGGCCGTGGAAGACCTCCATAAGGTTATCAGAAAAATCAATAAAATAACAAAAGAACGATTCCTGGCGACGTTTGATCGGGTGAATGAAAAACTGACGGAGGTATTTCCCCGCCTTTTTGAGGGGGGGGCTGCTAAGCTGGTCTTGACCGAACCGGAAAAGCCCCTTGAAACCGGTGTGGAGTACATGATTCATCCTCCCGGCAAAAAGTTGACGCGAATGAGCCTCCTTTCTGGCGGCGAAAAAGCACTGGCGGCGATTGCATTTATTTTCTCGATCTTTTTACTGAAGCCGACATCGTTTTGCCTGATGGATGAAATCGATGCCCCCCTTGATGAGGCCAACATCTTTCGCTTCAACGAACTGCTGAAAATCATCGGGGAGAAATCGCAAATCGTCATGATCACTCACAACAAGCGGACCATGGAATTTGCCGACACCCTTTTCGGCATCACGATGGAAAATAGAGGGGTTTCCAAAATTGTTTCCGTAAATTTCGAACGGCAAGGGGCGCCCAATTAA